One Oncorhynchus masou masou isolate Uvic2021 unplaced genomic scaffold, UVic_Omas_1.1 unplaced_scaffold_7078, whole genome shotgun sequence genomic region harbors:
- the LOC135537072 gene encoding LOW QUALITY PROTEIN: death domain-containing membrane protein NRADD-like (The sequence of the model RefSeq protein was modified relative to this genomic sequence to represent the inferred CDS: inserted 1 base in 1 codon), whose translation KKLHILSRPPESDGPLAAPRLPGLGLVKDGEEASPAPGGGAAPRAPGFTPQDDGSSNHILVYVSVLAAVVLGLLLYVAYKCWTSYKQKQALSKARAAELGTCPEGEKLHSDSGVFLDSHSLQEGQPSKGSKRDSKQDGRLYINLPPHRQEEVERLLQEGSGGRRGSWRTLGAALGYEPEQMDLFGHGEXPVHTLLSNWAQQEGSTLGLLCSALARIERPDVAAALTCPAQGVSVV comes from the exons ATAAGAAGCTCCACATCCTGTCTCGTCCCCCTGAGTCTGACGGCCCTCTGGCCGCTCCTCGCCTGCCTGGGTTAGGGTTGGTGAAGGATGGAGAGGAGGCCAGCCCTGCCCCTGGAGGAGGAGCAGCCCCCAGGGCCCCCGGGTTCACCCCTCAGGATGATGGGAGCAGCAACCACATCCTGGTCTACGTATCTGTTCTGGCTGCTGTGGTGCTGGGCCTGCTGCTCTACGTGGCCTACAAGTG CTGGACGTCGTATAAGCAGAAGCAGGCGTTGAGTAAAGCGCGCGCTGCAGAGCTGGGGACGTGTCCTGAAGGAGAAAAACTCCACAGTGACAGCGGCGTGTTCCTGGACTCACACAGCCTGCAGGAGGGCCAACCAAGTaaag GTAGTAAGAGGGACAGTAAGCAGGACGGCCGTCTGTACATCAACCTGCCCCCCCACAGACAGGAGGAGGTGGAGCGTCTGCTCCAGGAGGGGAGCGGGGGCCGCAGAGGCTCCTGGAGGACCCTGGGGGCCGCGCTGGGCTACGAGCCCGAGCAGATGGACCTGTTTGGGCACGGCG GCCCTGTACACACCCTCCTTTCCAACTGGGCTCAGCAGGAGGGCTCCACTCTGGGGCTTCTGTGCTCGGCGCTGGCCCGCATCGAGAGGCCCGACGTAGCCGCCGCCCTCACCTGCCCTGCCCAgggggtgtctgtggtctga